Proteins from a single region of Oncorhynchus tshawytscha isolate Ot180627B linkage group LG03, Otsh_v2.0, whole genome shotgun sequence:
- the LOC112239036 gene encoding leishmanolysin-like peptidase has translation MATELRRFWKLGSLSRICTFSLLFLFVHCHTCKHQVPSLSEVVHKVYLKSERLTKRSSDQQLKITIIYDSSVDKLTSNKRRLVKDKLFSQAIDYLQKAFQVRRQAGPVLLSRQCVTNQYLRKKDDPHRYCQGACADITKCGPVIVPEHHLQQCKVCSETGKSCGSAGPLDGKGVEGADFVLYVSGVTTERCGQENIVAYAAYCQLESELDRPIAGYANLCPNMISTQPQEFEGMLSTVKHEVIHALGFSAGLFAFYHDDDGKPLTPRFASGLPAFNESLGLYQWSDAVIRKVTRLWDIRGDVMVRHEVHLLVTPRVVEEARRHFGCPTLEGMELENQGGMGTELNHWEKRLLENEAMTGSHTQNRVFSRLTLAIMEDTGWYRANYSMAERLDWGKGLGCDFVMKSCKFWIERQRQSRKVVTLYCDTVRATPLQLTCRQDQLAVAVCNLQKYPQDLPLDYQYFDHIPEVSVMDLASYGGAVEIADYCPFSQEFSWHLSGEYQRNSYCRVQENQPDWWRNYGAEQYGPDSVCLYQKTAFVMEQCTRRMTYPDWGSGCYKISCSTQGLTVWVEDTAYQCMRTGQLLSVSVRVNDWVYNGVLVCPACSDFCSACPLPQQLPPLNTTKRIPIDPCSSSSSLVVTLCLLLFNFIPVYVELTDCLVDWLAD, from the exons ATGGCGACAGAGCTGAGACGCTTTTGGAAGCTTGGGTCATTGAGCCGTATCTGCACCTTCTCCCTTCTATTTCTGTTTGTGCATTGTCATACGTGTAAACATCAAGTTCCTTCTCTGTCGGAG GTTGTCCATAAAGTGTACCTGAAGTCTGAAAGATTAACCAAAAGAAGCTCTGATCAACAATTGAAGATAACGATAATTTATGATTCAAGTGTGGACAA GTTAACTTCAAATAAAAGAAGACTTGTGAAG GATAAACTGTTTTCACAAGCAATTGATTATCTACAGAAGGCATTTCAGGTTCGCCGGCAAGCAGGACCTGTATTACTCAGCAG ACAATGTGTGACCAATCAGTATCTGAGGAAGAAAGATGACCCTCACCGCTACTGCCAGGGAGCATGTGCAGACATCACTAAGTGTGGACCCGTCATTGTTCCTGAGCATCATCTACAG CAATGCAAGGTGTGCAGCGAGACAGGGAAATCGTGTGGCTCAGCAGGGCCTCTGGACGGGAAGGGGGTGGAGGGTGCTGACTTTGTACTCTATGTCAGTGGGGTGACTACAGAACGCTGTGGACAGGAGAACATTGTGGCCTATGCTGCATACTGTCAGCTGGAGTCTGAGCTGGACAG ACCCATTGCTGGATATGCCAACCTGTGCCCCAATATGATATCCACCCAACCTCAGGAGTTTGAGGGTATGCTGTCAACCGTCAAACACGAAGTCATACACGCCCTG GGTTTTTCTGCAGGGCTGTTTGCATTTTATCACGATGATGATGGCAAGCCTCTGACACCTCGGTTTGCAAGTGGACTACCAGCATTCAACGAGAG TTTAGGCTTGTATCAGTGGAGTGATGCAGTGATACGTAAAGTGACTCGATTATGGGACATCCGTGGTGACGTGATGGTCCGACATGAAGTGCACCTACTAGTGACACCGCGTGTTGTG GAAGAGGCGAGGAGACATTTTGGCTGTCCCACCCTGGAGGGTATGGAGCTGGAGAACCAGGGAGGGATGGGTACTGAGCTGAACCACTGGGAGAAGAGGCTACTAGAG AATGAAGCAATGACTGGATCTCACACCCAGAACAGAGTGTTTTCTAGGCTCACCTTGGCCATCATGGAAGATACAGG TTGGTACAGAGCCAACTACAGCATGgcagagaggctggactggggcAAAGGCCTGGGCTGTGACTTTGTGATGAAGAGCTGTAAATTCTGGATTGAAAGGCAGCGTCAGAG TCGTAAAGTGGTGACCCTTTACTGTGACACAGTGCGAGCCACACCCCTTCAGCTCACCTGCAGGCAGGACCAGCTGGCAGTGGCCGTCTGCAACCTGCAGAAGTACCCTCAGGACCTACCCCTGGACTACCAG TACTTTGACCATATCCCTGAAGTCTCTGTGATGGATCTGGCCTCCTACGGTGGAGCCGTGGAGATCGCTGACTACTGTCCCTTCAGCCAGGAGTTTAGCTGGCACCTGAGTGGAGAGTACCAACGCAACTCCTACTGCAGGGTCCAGGAGAACCAGCCCG ATTGGTGGAGGAACTACGGAGCTGAGCAGTATGGTCCAGACTCAGTGTGTTTGTACCAGAAGACTGCCTTCGTCATGGAGCAGTGTACCAGACGCATGACCTACCCTGACTGGGGAAGTGGCTGCTATAAG ATCTCTTGCTCTACCCAGGGTCTGACGGTGTGGGTGGAGGACACTGCGTACCAGTGTATGCGTACGGGTCAGCTGCTGAGCGTCAGTGTGCGTGTTAATGACTGGGTATACAATGGGGTTCTCGTCTGTCCTGCCTGCTCAGACTTCTGTAGCGCCTGCCCTCTACCACAACAGCTCCCGCCCCTCAATACCACCAAGAGAATTCCTATTG ACCCTTGCTCCAGTTCCTCCAGCTTAgtggtaactctgtgtcttctaCTGTTCAACTTCATCCCTGTGTATGTGGAACTAACTGACTGTCTGgttgattggctggctgactaa